The genome window GTCGCCCGGCTCGCCCTCGAAGTGGAGCGCGACGCGGTCGCCGTTCCCGGCCGCGACGTGCCGGTCGACGCAGTTGACCGCGACGTTCAGCCTCCCGCCGGCGAACCACTCGGCGCGGGGGACGCTCAGCTCGCCGTCGGGGCCCGGCGTCGCGGGCTCCCAGGTGTGGGCCGTGTGCCAAGGCTCTGCCCAGTCCAGGCGGCCCGCCTGCTTCTCCCAGAACCCGACGGGGTCGGCGGCTGCCTCCGCGAACACCTCCGCGCCGACGTTGGCCTGCGCCGCGAACTCCGGGCTCGGCTCGTACACGCGGGACTCGCGCGCCAGGTTCTCGATCGCACCGCTCACGCTCCGACGCTAGCCGCGCCCCCCGCCGCCTCCCGCCTCCCGCGTAACCGCCCGTAACCGCCATCGCGTCCTCACTTCCTCCCGCAACACGCCGATGGGAGGCGGGAGAAAGTGAGGAAGCGATGGCTGCGGGGCGACCGCGGGGCGGCTCGGGGTGGGAGCATGTGGGCATGGAACCGGTCGCCGCGCTGAACGAGATCGCTTTTTGGCTGGAGCGGGAGCTCGCGCCGTCCTTCAAGGTCCAGGCGTTCCGCAAGGCGGCGGCGATCATCGCGCCGCTGGACACCGCCGAGGTCGCTGCGCGCGTCGCCGACGGGCGGCTCAAGCGCACGAAGGGGATCGGCGACCGGACGTTCCAGGTGATCTCGCAGGCCGTCGACGGCGAGGTCCCGTCGTACCTCGCCGACCTGCGCGAGCGGAACGCCGAGCCGCTCGACGCCGGCGGCGCGGAGCTGCGCGCGCAGCTGCGGGGCGACCTGCACAGCCACACCGAGTGGTCGGACGGCACCGTGCCCATCGAGGTGATGGCCGCGGCCGCCGCCACGCTGGGCCGCGAGTACCAGGCGATCACGGACCACTCCCCCACGCTCACCGTCGCGAGCGGGCTCAGCGCCGAGCGGCTGGAGGAGCAGCTCGACGTCATCGCCGGTCTCGACACCGGCAGCGTCACGCTCCTCACCGGCATCGAGGTCGACATCCTGGAGGACGGCACGCTCGACCAGACCCCCGCCTTGCTCGACCGGCTGGACGTCGTGGTCGCGAGCGTGCACTCCAAGCTGCGCGCGGACAGCCGCACCATGACCGCGCGCATGCTGGGCGGCATCCGCGCCCCGCACACCAACGTGCTGGGCCACGTCACCGGACGGCTGGTGCAGGGCTCGCGCGGCACCCGCCCGCAGAGCGAGTTCGACGCCGACGCGGTGTTCGCGGCCTGCGCGGAGCACGGCGTCGCGGTCGAGATCAACTCGCGCCCGGAGCGCCAGGACCCTCCGGACGACCTCATCCGGCGCGCCCTCGACGCGGGCTGCCTGTTCTCGATCGACACGGACGCGCACGCGCCGGGGCAGCTCGACTTCCTCGCCTACGGCGCGGCGCGGGCGGCGGCGAACGGCGTCCCGGCCGAGCGCATCGTGACGACCTGGCCGCTGCCGCGGCTGCGGGAGTGGCTCGCGAAGTAGCGCGCGAGCCGCCGTCGGCGTCCCGATCCGGGGATTCCGCCGACTATCGGAATCGGCGCTCGAAACGCCGAATCACCACGTATTCCGTGGCGAAATCGCCCGATGTGGTATGCGATCCGTCGTTGTCGATTCGGATTTCGTCGCGGAGTGGGCTTACTATGGCACGTCCCCGACTGCAGCGAAGGAGCTCGCGTGTCCACCAACCCCGCCCCCACCGCACTGCGACGGTCCCTCGGCCTCTGGGCGATCGTCGGCCTCGGCCTCGGTTACATGACCCCGATGACCGTGTTCGACACGTTCGGCATCGTGACCGGTGAGACCAACGGCGTCGTCCCGTCCGCGTACCTGTTCGCTCTCGTGGCGATGGTGTTCACCGCAGTGAGCTACGGCCGGATGACCCGCGTGTTCCCCTCCGCGGGCTCGGCGTACACCTACGCGTCGGAGACCATCC of Leifsonia shinshuensis contains these proteins:
- a CDS encoding PHP domain-containing protein, with protein sequence MEPVAALNEIAFWLERELAPSFKVQAFRKAAAIIAPLDTAEVAARVADGRLKRTKGIGDRTFQVISQAVDGEVPSYLADLRERNAEPLDAGGAELRAQLRGDLHSHTEWSDGTVPIEVMAAAAATLGREYQAITDHSPTLTVASGLSAERLEEQLDVIAGLDTGSVTLLTGIEVDILEDGTLDQTPALLDRLDVVVASVHSKLRADSRTMTARMLGGIRAPHTNVLGHVTGRLVQGSRGTRPQSEFDADAVFAACAEHGVAVEINSRPERQDPPDDLIRRALDAGCLFSIDTDAHAPGQLDFLAYGAARAAANGVPAERIVTTWPLPRLREWLAK